The genomic interval TCGAGCTGCTCGACCTCGAGATGATCGACGTCGACCTGTTCCGGGGTCGTCAGCCGCAGACCTCGATGCAACGGGTGTTCGGCGGTCAGGTGCTAGGACAGGCGCTGGCCGCCGCGAGCCGCACGGTCGACCCGGAACGCCTGGTGCATTCCCTGCACGGGTACTTCCTGCGCGCCGGCGACACGTCCGTACCGATCGTGTACCGGCCGGAGCCGACCCGCGACGGTGGGTCGTTCAGCAGCCGGCGAGTGGTGGCCTCGCAGAACGGCAAGCCGATCTTCTACATGTCAGCGTCGTTCCAGCGCCCGGAGCCCGGCCTCGACCACCAGGATCCGATGCCGGACGACGTCGTACCGCCGGAGGAGGCGCCCCGGCTCGCGACCGTGCTCGAGGCTCGCTCGGGCCGGCCCGCCGCGGATTGGGATCGCGAATGGGCGGCGCTCGACGTACGCCTGGCCGGGGTCACCGGCCGGCAGTTCTGGATCCGTGCCGCCGGCAAGCTTCCCGACGATCCCGCGCTGCACGCGTGCGTCCTCGCCTATGCCAGCGACCTCACGCTGCTGGGCGCCAGCCTGCTACCGCACGGCATCGTGATCGGCGACCGTCGCATCCAGCCGGCGTCCCTGGACCACGCGCTCTGGTTCCACCGTCCGTTCCGTGCCGACGAGTGGCTCCTGTACGACCAGGCGTCTCCGTCGGCCTCCGGCGCGCGAGGCTTCGCCACGGGCCGCCTCTACACCCAGTCCGGCGGCCTGATCGCATCAGTAGCCCAGGAAGGTCTGATCAGGCCCGTCGGTCTGGACTCTGATCTGCTAACGTAGAAACGTGATCAAGCGCGCAGTAGTGACGACGACGCCGAGGTTCGTCCCGGCGCGCTGACATCTGACTGTCTACCGAAGCCCCGGGGCGAGTGCCCCGGGGCTTCGTCGTTCCCGTGGTGGCTCGCCCTGACTCACAAAGGAGTGACCACCATGTACGACCACCGCAAGATCGGCCGCGAGCTCGGCCTGTTCGACTCCGACCCGTTGATCGGCGCGGGCCTGCCCTACTGGCTGCCCGCCGGTGCCGCGGTCCGGCACGCCTTGGAGAGCTACATCGCCGAGGTCGAGCGAAGAGCCGGCTACCAGCAGGTCTATTCGCCCGTGCTCGGCAAGCGAGAGCTGTACGAGATCTCGGGGCACTGGGCGAAGTACCACGACGACATGTACCCGCCGATGGATATGGGCGGTGAGCAACTAGTACTGCGGCCCAGCATCTGCCCGCATCACGCGCTCATGTACCGCTCCCGCTCGCACAGCTACCGCGAACTCCCGCTCCGGTACTCCGAGCTCGGCGGCCAGTACCGCGCCGAACTCTCCGGCGCGATCGCCGGCCTCAGCCGGGTCCGGGCGATGCAGCTGAACGACGCGCACATCTTCTGCCG from Kribbella sp. NBC_00709 carries:
- a CDS encoding acyl-CoA thioesterase, with protein sequence MPESLEDLVELLDLEMIDVDLFRGRQPQTSMQRVFGGQVLGQALAAASRTVDPERLVHSLHGYFLRAGDTSVPIVYRPEPTRDGGSFSSRRVVASQNGKPIFYMSASFQRPEPGLDHQDPMPDDVVPPEEAPRLATVLEARSGRPAADWDREWAALDVRLAGVTGRQFWIRAAGKLPDDPALHACVLAYASDLTLLGASLLPHGIVIGDRRIQPASLDHALWFHRPFRADEWLLYDQASPSASGARGFATGRLYTQSGGLIASVAQEGLIRPVGLDSDLLT